A part of Melittangium boletus DSM 14713 genomic DNA contains:
- a CDS encoding DUF6929 family protein has translation MALNPLRPLLLAALLSSCALPACTQRSPIVKGPRLDKGAPALHLTRLRALSLSAPERPGGPGYVSAASGLVRVGDWLHVVSDDSLSLSSFPVKGDAPGRLVRLLPGELPVDPVALKARKPDLEALCLLEGLSGAPHGALLAVPSGSSPERLRGAWVPLEADGTIGGPVHEVDFSPLYERLTRDAGPINVEGAAWVAGHLRLLNRGNRVGGADAVMDVDGGELLQALAADEPPRPESVRGISRWKLGRLHGVTLTFSDAAPLPDGRIVFTASAEDTRSAYADGAVVGSAVGLLAPDGTPLWLQAVDARVKLEGVEVREESGRLHLWLVSDADDPSVVASLFELVLDAPEAAGVQPPERL, from the coding sequence ATGGCCTTGAATCCACTCCGCCCCCTGCTCCTCGCCGCCCTCCTCTCGTCGTGCGCGCTCCCGGCCTGCACGCAACGCTCGCCCATCGTGAAGGGGCCCCGCCTCGACAAGGGGGCGCCCGCGCTCCACCTTACCCGGCTCCGGGCCTTGTCCCTGAGCGCCCCCGAGCGGCCTGGGGGCCCCGGATATGTCTCCGCCGCGAGCGGCCTCGTGCGCGTGGGGGACTGGCTGCATGTCGTCTCGGACGACTCCCTGTCGCTCTCCTCCTTTCCGGTGAAGGGGGATGCGCCCGGGCGCCTCGTGCGGCTCCTTCCCGGGGAGCTTCCCGTGGACCCGGTGGCTTTGAAGGCACGCAAGCCGGACCTGGAGGCGCTGTGCCTGCTGGAGGGGTTGTCCGGAGCGCCCCATGGCGCCCTGCTGGCGGTGCCCTCGGGGAGTTCGCCGGAGCGGCTGAGGGGAGCGTGGGTTCCGCTGGAGGCGGATGGGACGATCGGGGGGCCGGTGCACGAGGTGGACTTCTCGCCCCTGTATGAGCGGCTGACCCGTGACGCGGGTCCCATCAATGTGGAGGGCGCCGCGTGGGTGGCCGGTCACCTGCGGCTGCTCAACCGGGGCAACCGGGTGGGTGGCGCGGACGCGGTGATGGACGTGGACGGGGGCGAACTGCTCCAGGCGCTGGCGGCGGACGAGCCCCCTCGACCCGAGTCGGTGCGTGGCATCAGCCGCTGGAAGCTGGGCCGGTTGCACGGCGTGACGCTGACCTTCTCGGACGCGGCGCCCCTGCCAGACGGGCGCATCGTCTTCACCGCTTCCGCAGAGGACACCCGGAGCGCCTACGCGGATGGGGCGGTGGTGGGCTCGGCCGTGGGCCTGCTGGCGCCGGATGGAACGCCGCTCTGGCTCCAGGCCGTGGATGCGCGGGTGAAGCTCGAGGGCGTGGAGGTGCGCGAGGAGTCCGGCCGCCTGCACCTGTGGCTCGTCTCGGACGCGGATGATCCGAGCGTGGTCGCCTCCCTCTTCGAGCTCGTTCTGGACGCTCCGGAAGCCGCGGGCGTGCAGCCCCCCGAGCGGCTATAG
- a CDS encoding M28 family peptidase: MKSLTTALLALALGSCATRTSLEETSLARAGDFASGVERGRLVSDIDALVAAHQQDTPLPCDLFDDGTNSTRRPVCNLTRERSRQLVRERLESLGLSVTSQQVEDPRFPTTNVIADLRGTEHPEEVVVVGAHYDSFFLGADDNSSGVAALLEIARLASGQRFKRTVRFIGFDLEELGLVGSTRYVRAYPDERIVASIIFDCVGFRSTEPGSQQGLPGFPLPPRGDFIAVIGNEPSRTQLEELKLLGTQLQYVPVIGILTPQDGSGPASGNLMRSDHAPFWLTGKNALFLTDTANFRNPHYHQDTDLPSTLDADFLTGVTRLSAAGIAYWAEGPLP; this comes from the coding sequence ATGAAATCCCTGACCACCGCCCTGCTGGCGCTCGCGCTGGGCTCGTGTGCCACGCGGACGTCGTTGGAGGAGACCTCGCTCGCGCGCGCCGGAGACTTCGCCTCGGGTGTGGAACGCGGCCGCCTGGTGTCCGACATCGACGCGCTCGTCGCCGCGCACCAGCAGGACACGCCGCTGCCGTGCGACCTGTTCGACGATGGCACGAACAGCACCCGCCGGCCCGTGTGCAACCTCACCCGGGAGCGTTCCCGCCAGCTCGTGCGCGAGCGCCTGGAATCACTCGGCCTGAGCGTCACCTCGCAGCAGGTGGAGGATCCGCGCTTTCCCACCACCAACGTCATCGCGGACCTCCGCGGCACCGAGCACCCCGAGGAAGTCGTCGTCGTGGGGGCCCACTACGACTCCTTCTTCCTGGGCGCGGACGACAACAGCTCGGGGGTGGCGGCCCTGCTGGAGATCGCCCGGCTCGCCTCGGGCCAGCGCTTCAAGCGCACCGTGCGCTTCATCGGCTTCGATCTGGAGGAGCTGGGGCTCGTGGGCAGCACCCGCTACGTGCGGGCCTACCCGGACGAGCGCATCGTCGCCTCCATCATCTTCGATTGCGTGGGGTTCCGGAGCACGGAGCCGGGCTCGCAGCAGGGCCTGCCCGGCTTTCCCCTTCCGCCCCGGGGCGACTTCATCGCCGTCATCGGCAACGAGCCCTCGCGCACGCAGTTGGAGGAACTCAAGCTCCTGGGCACGCAGCTCCAGTACGTGCCCGTCATCGGCATCCTGACGCCCCAGGATGGCTCCGGCCCGGCCTCGGGCAACCTCATGCGCAGCGACCACGCGCCCTTCTGGCTCACCGGGAAGAACGCCCTGTTCCTCACCGACACCGCCAACTTCCGCAATCCCCACTACCACCAGGACACCGACCTGCCCTCCACCCTGGACGCGGACTTCCTCACCGGCGTCACGCGGTTGTCGGCCGCCGGAATCGCCTACTGGGCGGAGGGCCCCCTGCCATGA
- a CDS encoding chorismate mutase has product MAHTHALTFFVAKGMVDAGSGVDVPFAPASFRSLSRTIQLVRSDAGHLFSAIQHENPFAREARAHLLEALRNVHRELDAQPTEVGFPEEPPLAPPAALETGLPELQETRALIDQVDRELVELLARRAELAKRALKAKAQAGQPVPDPAREEAMLTARREWAAARGLEPDGVEAIFRAILRFSRRAQQNRG; this is encoded by the coding sequence ATGGCCCACACCCACGCGCTCACCTTCTTCGTGGCCAAGGGCATGGTGGACGCGGGCTCGGGCGTGGACGTGCCCTTCGCGCCCGCCAGCTTCCGCTCGCTCTCGCGCACCATCCAGCTCGTGCGCTCGGACGCGGGACACCTCTTCAGCGCCATCCAGCACGAGAACCCCTTCGCCCGCGAGGCCCGCGCCCACCTGCTCGAGGCGCTGCGGAACGTCCACCGGGAGCTGGACGCCCAGCCCACCGAGGTGGGCTTTCCCGAGGAGCCCCCGCTCGCCCCGCCCGCCGCGCTCGAGACGGGCCTGCCGGAACTCCAGGAGACGCGCGCGCTCATCGATCAGGTGGACCGGGAGCTGGTGGAGTTGCTGGCGAGGCGCGCGGAGCTGGCGAAGCGGGCGCTCAAGGCCAAGGCCCAGGCGGGTCAGCCCGTGCCGGACCCCGCGCGTGAAGAGGCGATGCTCACCGCGCGACGCGAGTGGGCCGCCGCGCGGGGACTGGAGCCGGACGGCGTCGAGGCCATCTTCCGCGCCATCCTCCGCTTCTCCCGGCGAGCCCAACAGAACCGGGGCTGA